From a region of the Tamandua tetradactyla isolate mTamTet1 chromosome 10, mTamTet1.pri, whole genome shotgun sequence genome:
- the LOC143648653 gene encoding beta-1,3-galactosyltransferase 5-like isoform X2: MAQLRMRWLYIFLLVLGVLCLYFSMYTLTPLKEEPFIFKKEIGNFLQVPEIDCKHNPPFLVLLVTSSHKQVVARMAIRTTWGRERVVKGRRIKTFFLLGATPTEEETRVVAQEGQQHRDIIQKDFVDTYVNLTLKTMMGIEWVHHFCPEASFVMKTDSDMFINIYYLTELLLKKNRTTRFFTGFLKMNEFPIRKKVNKWFVSKYVYPWDKYPPFCSGTGYVFSSDVASQVYNVSESVPFIKLEDVFVGLCLEKLNIKLEELHSEQTFFPEGLQFSPCRFKKIVACHFIKPPVLLTYWQALESTLEEECPAV, translated from the coding sequence aTGGCTCAATTGAGGATGAGATGGTTGTATATTTTTCTTCTGGTTCTTGGGGTGCTCTGCTTATATTTTAGCATGTACACACTGACTCCTTTGAAAGAAGagccatttattttcaaaaaagaaattgggaACTTCCTTCAGGTTCCAGAAATAGACTGCAAGCATAACCCCCCCTTCCTTGTCCTGCTGGTGACTTCATCCCACAAGCAGGTGGTTGCTCGAATGGCGATCCGGACGACTTGGGGAAGGGAAAGGGTGGTGAAAGGCAGACGGATAAAGACGTTCTTTCTCCTGGGAGCCACGCCCACTGAGGAGGAAACGAGGGTGGTGGCCCAGGAAGGCCAGCAACACCGCGACATCATCCAGAAGGACTTCGTGGACACGTATGTCAATCTGACCCTGAAGACTATGATGGGCATTGAGTGGGTCCACCACTTTTGTCCTGAGGCGTCCTTTGTGATGAAAACGGATTCAGACATGTTCATAAACATCTACTATCTCACTGAATTGCTTctcaagaaaaacagaacaacGCGATTTTTCACTGGcttcttaaaaatgaatgaatttcccATTAGGAAAAAGGTCAATAAGTGGTTTGTCAGCAAATATGTGTATCCATGGGACAAGTACCCGCCATTTTGCTCTGGCACTGGCTATGTTTTTTCTAGCGATGTGGCCAGTCAGGTGTATAATGTTTCCGAGAGTGTCCCGTTTATTAAGTTAGAAGATGTCTTTGTGGGGCTTTGCCTTGAAAAGTTGAATATCAAACTAGAAGAGCTTCACTCAGAGCAGACATTTTTCCCAGAAGGATTGCAATTTTCTCCTTGTCGCTTTAAGAAGATTGTGGCCTGCCATTTTATCAAGCCTCCAGTGCTGTTGACCTATTGGCAGGCTCTGGAGAGCACCCTGGAAGAAGAGTGCCCAGCGGTTTGA
- the LOC143648653 gene encoding beta-1,3-galactosyltransferase 5-like isoform X1, which translates to MLLDLILWFCFFQMAQLRMRWLYIFLLVLGVLCLYFSMYTLTPLKEEPFIFKKEIGNFLQVPEIDCKHNPPFLVLLVTSSHKQVVARMAIRTTWGRERVVKGRRIKTFFLLGATPTEEETRVVAQEGQQHRDIIQKDFVDTYVNLTLKTMMGIEWVHHFCPEASFVMKTDSDMFINIYYLTELLLKKNRTTRFFTGFLKMNEFPIRKKVNKWFVSKYVYPWDKYPPFCSGTGYVFSSDVASQVYNVSESVPFIKLEDVFVGLCLEKLNIKLEELHSEQTFFPEGLQFSPCRFKKIVACHFIKPPVLLTYWQALESTLEEECPAV; encoded by the coding sequence ATGCTTTTGGATCTAAtcctttggttttgtttctttcagaTGGCTCAATTGAGGATGAGATGGTTGTATATTTTTCTTCTGGTTCTTGGGGTGCTCTGCTTATATTTTAGCATGTACACACTGACTCCTTTGAAAGAAGagccatttattttcaaaaaagaaattgggaACTTCCTTCAGGTTCCAGAAATAGACTGCAAGCATAACCCCCCCTTCCTTGTCCTGCTGGTGACTTCATCCCACAAGCAGGTGGTTGCTCGAATGGCGATCCGGACGACTTGGGGAAGGGAAAGGGTGGTGAAAGGCAGACGGATAAAGACGTTCTTTCTCCTGGGAGCCACGCCCACTGAGGAGGAAACGAGGGTGGTGGCCCAGGAAGGCCAGCAACACCGCGACATCATCCAGAAGGACTTCGTGGACACGTATGTCAATCTGACCCTGAAGACTATGATGGGCATTGAGTGGGTCCACCACTTTTGTCCTGAGGCGTCCTTTGTGATGAAAACGGATTCAGACATGTTCATAAACATCTACTATCTCACTGAATTGCTTctcaagaaaaacagaacaacGCGATTTTTCACTGGcttcttaaaaatgaatgaatttcccATTAGGAAAAAGGTCAATAAGTGGTTTGTCAGCAAATATGTGTATCCATGGGACAAGTACCCGCCATTTTGCTCTGGCACTGGCTATGTTTTTTCTAGCGATGTGGCCAGTCAGGTGTATAATGTTTCCGAGAGTGTCCCGTTTATTAAGTTAGAAGATGTCTTTGTGGGGCTTTGCCTTGAAAAGTTGAATATCAAACTAGAAGAGCTTCACTCAGAGCAGACATTTTTCCCAGAAGGATTGCAATTTTCTCCTTGTCGCTTTAAGAAGATTGTGGCCTGCCATTTTATCAAGCCTCCAGTGCTGTTGACCTATTGGCAGGCTCTGGAGAGCACCCTGGAAGAAGAGTGCCCAGCGGTTTGA